In Prochlorococcus marinus CUG1435, the genomic window GCTTAATCATCAATTCGAGGGTAAAAGCAGATAAATTCCCATCTAAATTTAAAGATTGCTTAACAAATTATTCAGAAATTGCCAAAAATTATTGTGATGAAGGTGAATGGTTTTATTTTTTGAAGGCAAAAGAAGAATTCTTAGCAAGACCAGATTTTGGTTGGTCAAGTTTATCTTTACAAGAAAAAAAGATAATTCATGGATTAGATGAATTCAAAATTGCCGCATATTTAGGCTATAGGTTTTCTTTTAAAGCTGGATTAAATAGAAAAGGTTATGAAAAAAAACCAATTTTTGCTTTGCTCGAAGTTTCCAGTGCCTGCAATGTAAAGTGCCCTTTCTGTTTCCAAAGTGATCCATCTTTTACTACCCAAGAATATATGGGAATAATAGATACTAAGTTAGCCATGAAAGTGGTTGACCAAATTAACGACATGAAAATAAGGGGTATCACAATCGCTAGTAGAGGGGAGCCACTTCTATATAAAGATTTAGAATATCTTCTAAATTATATCGGAACAAAAAATAATATTATTGAAATTAAAATCAATACTAATGCAAAACGATTAACTGAAGATAGATTAATAAAATTAATTAAAACCCCACTCAACATACTAGTTGTATCTACTGATCATTATGAAAAAGAGATGTATGAAAAATATCGTCATGGTGCTAATTATGAAACTTTTGTAAAACATATTTCAAAAATTAATAAAATCAGAAATGGACTTAATAGAGAAATGAATCTTTATACCAGAGCTAGTGGTGTAATGGTAGATCCAAATATGAACAAAACTAAATTTGATAACTTTTATAGTGACTTCTTTGATGAAAGTGCATCTGTAACCCTTACAGAAATGTGGGACACCTATTCAAATAAAATTGAGGATATAAGCAATTTAGGGCCCTGTGGCATGCCATTTGAGAAACTTTATATTTGGCATGATGGCACAACAAATCCATGCGATGTAGATTATAAATCACTTCTTTCCCCAGGTAAGGTGGGAAATTTGTCATTACAGCAATGTTGGGAAAATATGCAATACTTAAGAAACGAAATGCTCTCTAATAAAAGGCATTTACATAAACCATGTGATAGATGTTATGTGAATTAATTATTCATGAAAATATTATTTTACGGATATGGAAATCATGCTAAAAGAATTAAAAAATATTTAGATGAATATATACTTATTCCCAAAAGTTATTGCTTTATAAATCACAACCAAGAAAAAATCAATAACAAAGATTGCTTCAAAACGATCGAAGAAAGTTTAAATACATTCAAAAACTTTTCTTGTGCTTTTATAACTTCCCCAAATGCATATCATCTGGAGCATCTAAAAAAATGCCTAAAAAATAATATTCCATATGTTTATGTAGAGAAACCAGCTTTTGGGATTGAGGAATATTTTAAAAGTTATAATTTTTCAAAAAATAATTTAAATTTTTTACAAGTAGGTTATCAATACAATTACTCTAAACCAATAAATGATTTAAAAAAAATTATAGAAACAAATTCAAATGGAAATCTCTTGAGATTGGATATTTTTTTTGGTAAAGGCATTTCCTTTAAAGAGAGTTTTAGAAATGAATGGCGTTCAAAACAAAAAGAAGCTATCGCTGAAACTCTTGGATGTCATCTTTTAAATACTTGCATTTTCTTATTAGGAGAGAAGGGGATTAAATCAATTTATACTAAAATAAAAAAAAGTAGTGAAAATGGTTTTTACGATACTTATCATGCTTGTGGTTTAACCAGAAAAGCTGAAATGTTTTCTTTAACTGCAAGTTGGGGTTCACCATTAGAACAAAAAATAACTGCATACTTTTCAGACTTGGTATGGGAATCCGATATGCAACAAATATTTAAAAGTTTCCCAAGAGATTGTTTTGATGAAAATGGATATTTTATTAAACCTTCAACTAGCGTAGAAGTTTCTGAGGAAATTGGAATAAAACCAAGCATATCATCATTCATAGACAAAGTTTTAAGTAAAAAAAAGTATCAATTTGAATTTAATAACTCGTCGCTTACTTCAGAACTTCTATTAAAAAATATTTATTGATTTAAATTAAATCACTTTATTATGCTAAAAATTTAAAAAAGGATACTAAATGCCAATTTTTGTAGGGGGAATGTTTAAAAGTGGCACATCGCTTACTCGAAAATATTTAGGTAATCATCCAGGGATATTTGCAGGCTTAGAAACAAACTGGTTTCAACTTGATAATTACTTTAAAAACAAAAATTTAAATATATCTGAAATAGTAGAAATGTGGGATTCTTTTTATGATACTAACAAAAATGAAATCTATAAAATGATAGAGATATCAAAATGTTCTGAAGAAGTTCTTGATAGGATGATGCATTCTATAAAATCTAAAAATAACTTTATAGATTGGTGTGATAAATCCCCTCCAAATATTTCACATGGTAAAAGAATATTTAGTTATTGGAAGGATGCAAAAATTATTCATGTTATTAGGGATCCTTATGATATTTTTGGTAGTTTAAAACAAGCAAAAAAATGGAATTCACCTAAAGAATTTGTTGAGAGATGGACACCTATTTTTGCTGATATAGATTATTTGAGAAAACAAAAAAATTATATCGAGATACGCTATGAAGATTTGATATTGAATACTGCAAAAACATTAAAAAAGATTTATAAGTTTTGCAATTTAAAATGGGAGGATATTTATGCTAAACATGAACCTAACCAATGGGAATATAAAATTGTAAAAAAAATGACTGGTAAAGATTCAACTACTTTAAAACGTTTATCTGGACCTATAACTGAGGCTAGAATTGGTATAGGAGAAAAAGTAATAACCCAAAAAGAAAAAGATGAAATAAAATTTTTAATAAGAGAAGAAGGTCTTACAGAAGAATTCGCTATGGCTTCAAAAAAAATTTAAAATATGATTGGTCTTGCCTACCATTATTTGAGTAATACATGTAATCTTTATAAAGGCATACACCCTTTAGATTGGTATACTTTTGAAAGACAAATAGATAAACTCAAAAAAAATTCTGCTACTTTAACATTTGATGAAAACATAAATTTTTATTTAAATGAGAAAAATGATTTTGCCCAAAAAAAATATTTATTAACTTTTGATGATGGATTAAAAGAACATCTTAAAGCTGCAGAAATTTTATCTCAGAAGGGAATTAAAGCAATTTTTGCGATAATAGGATGTGCAACTTTTAGGAATAAAATGCCACTAGTTCACAAGTTACATTGGTTAAGATCAAATATTGAAATTAATATTCTCAAAAATAAATTAGAAGAAATAAAAGACATAAATTTCTTAATAGATGAAAACACCAAGAAAAAAGCACAAGCAATGCATATTCATGATGATCTTGATACAGCAATCTTGAAATATAATCTAAATTTCTTAATAGATTATTCAAAGTTAGACTATGCAACTAGTAAATTAATTAATTTATATTCAAAATCTGAAAAGGAGCTTTGCAAAAAGTACTTTTTAAATATTGATGAGATCAAAAAAATTGATAAACTTGGACATATTATTGCTTGGCACACAGATAAACATTTACCCATGAGTAAACTTAGCAAAAAAGAGCTTAAAGAGGATTTAGATTTTGGATACGAATTTTTAAAAAAAATCAACTCAAAATCAGAAAAACATTTATGCTATCCATATGGAAGAATTGATGCATTACCATTAAAAAATTTAGATTATGTCTTATCTTCAAAGTTTAAATATGCTTGGACATTGGAGAAATTTGATAAAAAATATTTTAAACCAAAATATAATAATTTTCTTTTGCAAAGAATTACTACAAATGAATTATTCAAAAACGACACTCAATTAATATCAAAAAGTTTATATTTAGATATTAAATAATTTGAAGATGTTTTTAGAAATATTTGATAAAAAACTCTTAATGAAATTATTTAAAAATGCAGGTCTATTAATTTCATTATTTGTTATCAAAATATCAATAAAATCAAACTTTAAGCATATTTCAATTTTGGGATATATATTTTATTTAGCAACATCATCAAATAATTTTTTTATTTACATATTTAATATTATTTCAAACAAAAATAAACCTTTTATCATTCTTCTTGAGAAA contains:
- a CDS encoding radical SAM protein, which gives rise to MKEKPLKTGGKSLIINSRVKADKFPSKFKDCLTNYSEIAKNYCDEGEWFYFLKAKEEFLARPDFGWSSLSLQEKKIIHGLDEFKIAAYLGYRFSFKAGLNRKGYEKKPIFALLEVSSACNVKCPFCFQSDPSFTTQEYMGIIDTKLAMKVVDQINDMKIRGITIASRGEPLLYKDLEYLLNYIGTKNNIIEIKINTNAKRLTEDRLIKLIKTPLNILVVSTDHYEKEMYEKYRHGANYETFVKHISKINKIRNGLNREMNLYTRASGVMVDPNMNKTKFDNFYSDFFDESASVTLTEMWDTYSNKIEDISNLGPCGMPFEKLYIWHDGTTNPCDVDYKSLLSPGKVGNLSLQQCWENMQYLRNEMLSNKRHLHKPCDRCYVN
- a CDS encoding sulfotransferase — encoded protein: MPIFVGGMFKSGTSLTRKYLGNHPGIFAGLETNWFQLDNYFKNKNLNISEIVEMWDSFYDTNKNEIYKMIEISKCSEEVLDRMMHSIKSKNNFIDWCDKSPPNISHGKRIFSYWKDAKIIHVIRDPYDIFGSLKQAKKWNSPKEFVERWTPIFADIDYLRKQKNYIEIRYEDLILNTAKTLKKIYKFCNLKWEDIYAKHEPNQWEYKIVKKMTGKDSTTLKRLSGPITEARIGIGEKVITQKEKDEIKFLIREEGLTEEFAMASKKI
- a CDS encoding polysaccharide deacetylase family protein, with amino-acid sequence MIGLAYHYLSNTCNLYKGIHPLDWYTFERQIDKLKKNSATLTFDENINFYLNEKNDFAQKKYLLTFDDGLKEHLKAAEILSQKGIKAIFAIIGCATFRNKMPLVHKLHWLRSNIEINILKNKLEEIKDINFLIDENTKKKAQAMHIHDDLDTAILKYNLNFLIDYSKLDYATSKLINLYSKSEKELCKKYFLNIDEIKKIDKLGHIIAWHTDKHLPMSKLSKKELKEDLDFGYEFLKKINSKSEKHLCYPYGRIDALPLKNLDYVLSSKFKYAWTLEKFDKKYFKPKYNNFLLQRITTNELFKNDTQLISKSLYLDIK